A window of the Bdellovibrionales bacterium CG10_big_fil_rev_8_21_14_0_10_45_34 genome harbors these coding sequences:
- a CDS encoding phosphoribosylpyrophosphate synthetase: MGPIKVFSGNSNLQLATDIAKRLGTELGACSLKRFADGEVQVEIEQHVRGSDVFLIQSTCPPVNENYMELFIMLDALKRASAARITAVIPYYGYARQDRKVAPRAPISAKCMADLLTTAGAQRILALDLHAGQIQGFFNVPVDHLFSIPTLSRDWISRFGGGDEFVVVSPDAGGVERARAFAKRLECSIAIIDKRRMKPNEAKALHLIGEVSGKKAIIVDDMIDTAGTLVQAVDSLLNNGAKQVFAVATHPVFSGPALDRIANSGLERVVVTDSIPLQPKAQALGKIEVVSAAPLLAEAIQRIHGDHSVSSLFE; encoded by the coding sequence ATGGGCCCTATTAAAGTCTTTTCCGGAAACAGCAATCTTCAACTCGCCACAGATATAGCTAAGCGCCTGGGAACAGAGCTCGGAGCCTGCTCTTTGAAAAGATTTGCCGACGGAGAAGTTCAAGTGGAGATTGAGCAACATGTGCGCGGAAGCGATGTGTTTCTCATTCAAAGCACTTGCCCTCCTGTTAACGAAAATTACATGGAACTTTTTATTATGCTCGACGCTCTTAAGCGAGCCTCGGCGGCGAGAATCACAGCGGTGATTCCCTATTACGGTTATGCCCGCCAGGATCGAAAAGTAGCGCCAAGAGCCCCTATTTCAGCCAAGTGCATGGCAGATCTTTTAACTACAGCCGGGGCACAACGAATTCTTGCCCTTGATCTGCACGCCGGCCAAATTCAAGGTTTCTTTAATGTGCCTGTCGATCACTTATTTTCGATTCCGACTCTATCGAGAGACTGGATAAGCCGCTTTGGCGGAGGTGACGAATTTGTCGTTGTTAGCCCCGACGCCGGGGGGGTCGAAAGGGCCCGAGCCTTCGCCAAACGCCTTGAGTGCTCAATTGCCATAATTGATAAACGCCGAATGAAGCCCAATGAGGCTAAGGCGCTTCATCTTATAGGCGAAGTTTCTGGGAAGAAGGCTATTATTGTTGACGATATGATTGATACAGCGGGCACCCTCGTTCAAGCAGTTGACAGTCTACTCAACAATGGGGCAAAACAAGTGTTCGCCGTGGCCACCCACCCAGTGTTTTCCGGACCAGCCTTGGATCGCATCGCGAATTCGGGACTTGAGCGCGTGGTAGTAACAGATTCGATACCTTTGCAACCTAAGGCTCAGGCTCTGGGTAAAATCGAGGTTGTTTCTGCAGCCCCTCTTTTGGCCGAGGCCA